In Nothobranchius furzeri strain GRZ-AD chromosome 19, NfurGRZ-RIMD1, whole genome shotgun sequence, the following are encoded in one genomic region:
- the LOC139064222 gene encoding octapeptide-repeat protein T2-like, which produces MSGREGWVEEIDEGKRGRRGREWVEEREERKRGKRGREGCEEEKDGRKRGRRGMGGREEWVEEREERKRGRRGREGCEEEKDGWKRGRRGREGCEEEKDGWKRGRRGREGWEEEKDGRKRGRRGREGREEEREERDGWKRGRRGREGGEGWVEERDGWKRGRRGREGWEEEREERKRRMGGREGGEEEREERKRGNRGREGCEEEREERKRGREGIEEERDVKKRGKRGREEERE; this is translated from the coding sequence ATGTCAGGAAGAGAGGGATGGGTGGAGGAGATTGACGAGGGgaagagagggaggagaggaagagAATGGGTGgaagagagggaggagaggaagagagggaagagaggaagagagggatGTGAAGAAGAGAAGGATGGGAGGAAGAGAGGGAGGAGAGGGATGGGAGGAAGAGAGGAATGGGTGgaagagagggaggagaggaagagagggaggagaggaagagAGGGATGTGAAGAAGAGAAGGATGGGTGgaagagagggaggagaggaagagAAGGATGTGAAGAAGAGAAGGATGGGTGgaagagagggaggagaggaagagaaggatgggaggaagagaaggatgggaggaagagagggaggagaggaagggagggaagagaggaagagagggaggAGAGGGATGGGTGgaagagagggaggagaggaagagAAGGAGGAGAGGGATGGGTGGAGGAGAGGGATGGGTGgaagagagggaggagaggaagagaaggatgggaggaagagagggaggagaggaagagaaggatgggaggaagagagggaggagaggaagagagggaagagaggaagagagggaaTAGAGGAAGAGAGGGATGTGAAGAAGAGagggaagagaggaagagaggaagagagggaaTAGAGGAAGAGAGGGATGTGAAGAAGAGagggaagagaggaagagaggaagagagggaaTAG